The Aequorivita sublithincola DSM 14238 genome window below encodes:
- a CDS encoding 3-hydroxybutyryl-CoA dehydrogenase: protein MKNIAVIGAGTMGNGIAHTFAQFDFKVSLIDVSQASLDKGMATINNNLDRMVAKEKISEADKKRTLDNISTFTSVESGVKTADLVVEAATENLELKLKIFRDLDSFCSEETILASNTSSISITQIAAATKRPEKVIGMHFMNPVPIMKLVEIIKGYSTSEETFITVEELSKKLNKVPVEVNDYPGFVANRILMPMINEAVETLYNGVAGVKEIDTVMMLGMAHPMGPLALADFIGLDVCLSILKVMYDGFKNPKYAPCPLLVNMVMAGKLGAKSGEGFYDYSENRKAEVVSSQFVK from the coding sequence ATGAAGAATATAGCAGTAATAGGCGCAGGAACAATGGGTAACGGAATTGCCCACACCTTCGCACAGTTTGATTTCAAAGTAAGTTTAATCGATGTTTCTCAAGCCTCGTTAGACAAAGGAATGGCAACCATAAACAACAATTTAGACAGAATGGTGGCTAAGGAAAAAATTTCAGAAGCCGATAAAAAACGAACCTTAGATAACATTTCTACTTTTACAAGTGTTGAATCGGGCGTTAAAACTGCCGATTTGGTTGTTGAAGCAGCAACAGAAAATTTGGAATTGAAACTGAAGATTTTCAGAGATTTGGATAGTTTTTGTTCCGAAGAAACCATTCTCGCAAGTAATACTTCGTCCATTTCAATCACTCAAATTGCGGCGGCTACAAAACGCCCAGAAAAGGTTATTGGAATGCATTTTATGAATCCAGTGCCAATTATGAAATTAGTTGAAATCATAAAAGGCTACAGCACCAGCGAAGAAACCTTCATAACCGTAGAAGAACTTTCAAAAAAGCTAAACAAAGTTCCTGTGGAAGTGAACGACTATCCTGGTTTCGTGGCAAATCGTATTTTAATGCCAATGATAAACGAAGCGGTGGAAACACTTTACAACGGCGTTGCTGGTGTTAAAGAAATTGACACCGTTATGATGCTCGGTATGGCGCACCCAATGGGGCCATTGGCGTTGGCTGATTTTATTGGATTGGACGTTTGCCTTTCTATCTTGAAAGTGATGTATGATGGTTTTAAAAACCCAAAATACGCTCCTTGTCCGTTATTAGTAAATATGGTAATGGCAGGAAAACTGGGCGCTAAAAGCGGTGAAGGTTTTTATGATTACAGTGAAAACCGAAAGGCGGAGGTTGTTTCTTCGCAATTTGTGAAGTGA
- a CDS encoding exonuclease domain-containing protein has product MYAILDIETTGGKYNEEGITEIAIYRFDGHEIVDQFSSLVNPEKPIQPFVVNLTGINNEMLRNAPKFYEVAKRIIEITDGCIMVAHNALFDNRILTTEFDRLGYPFEKQTLCTVELAKKLIPDMPSYSLGKLVRSLGIPLTDRHRAQGDAKATVALFKMLLAKDISKEIITETLKKDPKRQLAPKLLDIIQNIPSETGVYYMHNEAGNVIYIGKSKNIKKRLTQHFTSDNRKSKKIQHEVKLVSFEKTGSELIALLKESEEIKQNKPLFNRGLKRSNFSHQLTSFVDENGYINLQIEKADGRKKAITTFSNYQQAKTALFKITEENQLCQKLTGLYETKKQCFNYTILECFGACINKESVTEYNNRVQTFLDKRSYENLNMLIIDRGRDVGERSVILIENGVYKGYGFYNLNHQINNPEILKSIINPMQNNRDAQHIIQNYLRRNKVLKTVNLSANMAN; this is encoded by the coding sequence ATGTACGCAATTTTAGACATAGAAACTACGGGCGGGAAATACAATGAGGAAGGAATTACCGAAATTGCAATTTACAGATTTGATGGTCACGAAATCGTTGACCAGTTCTCAAGCCTTGTGAATCCTGAAAAACCAATTCAGCCGTTTGTTGTTAACCTAACAGGGATTAATAATGAAATGCTTCGGAATGCTCCCAAGTTTTACGAAGTGGCAAAACGCATTATCGAAATCACAGATGGTTGCATTATGGTTGCGCACAACGCCCTTTTCGACAATAGAATTCTCACTACAGAATTCGACCGTCTAGGCTATCCTTTTGAGAAACAAACGCTTTGTACTGTTGAATTAGCGAAGAAACTGATTCCAGATATGCCCTCGTATAGTTTGGGAAAGTTAGTTCGTTCATTAGGAATCCCGCTTACCGATCGTCACCGCGCACAAGGCGATGCAAAGGCAACTGTAGCTCTTTTTAAAATGTTGCTAGCTAAAGACATTTCAAAAGAAATAATTACAGAAACCCTTAAGAAGGACCCAAAACGTCAATTAGCGCCAAAACTGTTGGATATTATTCAAAATATTCCTTCGGAAACTGGTGTTTATTATATGCATAACGAGGCAGGAAACGTAATTTACATTGGCAAAAGCAAAAACATCAAAAAAAGGTTAACACAGCATTTTACGAGCGATAACCGTAAGTCGAAAAAAATTCAGCACGAAGTAAAATTAGTCTCCTTTGAAAAAACAGGTAGCGAGTTAATTGCACTTCTAAAGGAATCTGAAGAAATCAAACAAAACAAACCATTGTTCAATCGAGGTTTAAAACGTTCAAATTTCTCACATCAACTTACTTCTTTTGTAGATGAAAACGGCTATATAAATCTTCAAATTGAAAAAGCGGACGGGCGTAAAAAAGCCATTACTACTTTCAGTAATTATCAGCAGGCAAAAACGGCTCTTTTCAAAATAACAGAGGAAAACCAACTTTGCCAAAAACTAACGGGACTTTACGAAACCAAGAAACAATGTTTCAATTATACAATTCTAGAATGCTTTGGAGCCTGCATAAATAAAGAGTCCGTAACCGAATACAATAATCGGGTTCAAACTTTTTTAGACAAACGCAGTTATGAAAACCTGAACATGTTAATTATAGACCGAGGTCGCGATGTTGGGGAACGTTCCGTAATTTTGATTGAAAACGGAGTTTATAAAGGCTATGGTTTTTACAACTTAAACCACCAAATAAACAATCCCGAGATTCTGAAATCTATCATTAACCCAATGCAGAACAATCGCGATGCACAGCATATTATTCAGAACTATCTACGAAGAAATAAGGTGCTAAAAACGGTAAACCTTTCCGCAAATATGGCCAATTGA
- a CDS encoding SRPBCC family protein, with protein MPVIEIETIINAKKNIVFDLSRSIDLHKISTEHTNEEAIAGKTSGLIGLNEWVTWRAKHLGFYQELTSKITEFEYPNYFADEMVKGAFKHFKHEHHFKQTDGNTVMTDVFNYISPFGIIGSLVDKLFLKNYMKTLLLKRNKIVKEFAETNKWKEIL; from the coding sequence ATGCCCGTAATTGAAATAGAAACTATTATAAATGCTAAAAAAAACATAGTTTTTGATTTATCGCGAAGTATCGATTTACATAAAATTTCTACTGAACACACAAACGAAGAAGCCATTGCAGGCAAAACAAGCGGGCTTATTGGCCTAAATGAATGGGTAACTTGGCGCGCAAAACATTTAGGCTTTTATCAAGAACTCACTTCAAAAATCACAGAATTTGAATATCCAAATTATTTCGCAGACGAGATGGTAAAGGGAGCATTTAAACATTTCAAACACGAACATCATTTTAAGCAAACAGACGGAAACACAGTAATGACAGACGTTTTTAACTACATTTCTCCTTTTGGAATTATTGGCAGTTTGGTCGATAAACTCTTTTTAAAAAATTACATGAAAACCCTACTTTTGAAAAGAAATAAGATCGTCAAAGAATTTGCCGAAACCAATAAATGGAAAGAAATATTATAA
- a CDS encoding Gfo/Idh/MocA family protein gives MLKAGVLGAGHLGKIHLKLLKQSTKYDLVGFFDASKEASEKIESEFGYKSFPSMESLIDASDMVVVVTPTSKHFECAEKVIRAGKHLFIEKPITQTVAEAEHIRDLAKEMKVRGQVGQVERFNPAFQAIKDKIHNPMFIETHRLAEFNPRGTDVSVVLDLMIHDIDAILSVVKSPVKAVSASGVSVISETPDIANARIEFENGCVANLTASRISLKNMRKARFFQRDAYISVDFLEKKCEVVKMKDAPKVPDDFAMILTNAEGIKKQIYFENPNVEANNAILDELESFYEAIKADRTPEVSLRQGTEALRVAMLIIENFKRI, from the coding sequence ATGTTAAAAGCGGGAGTTCTGGGTGCAGGTCACTTAGGAAAAATACACTTGAAATTGCTGAAACAATCCACAAAATATGACCTTGTGGGTTTCTTCGACGCCAGCAAAGAAGCTTCGGAAAAAATAGAATCTGAATTCGGTTACAAAAGTTTTCCTTCTATGGAAAGCCTTATAGATGCTAGTGATATGGTTGTAGTAGTTACGCCCACTAGCAAACATTTTGAATGTGCCGAAAAAGTAATCAGAGCCGGAAAACATCTTTTTATAGAAAAACCAATCACCCAAACCGTTGCCGAAGCCGAGCATATACGAGACTTAGCGAAGGAAATGAAGGTCCGTGGTCAAGTTGGGCAGGTAGAACGTTTTAATCCAGCTTTTCAAGCTATAAAAGATAAAATTCACAACCCGATGTTTATTGAAACGCATCGTTTGGCGGAATTCAATCCACGCGGAACGGACGTTTCAGTAGTTTTAGATTTAATGATTCACGATATTGACGCTATTTTAAGCGTTGTGAAAAGCCCTGTAAAAGCAGTAAGCGCGAGCGGAGTTTCGGTTATCAGTGAAACTCCAGATATTGCCAATGCACGAATTGAGTTTGAAAATGGCTGCGTGGCAAACCTTACCGCAAGCCGTATTTCACTCAAAAATATGCGCAAAGCACGCTTCTTTCAGCGTGATGCCTACATTTCAGTAGATTTTTTGGAGAAGAAGTGTGAAGTAGTAAAAATGAAAGATGCTCCCAAAGTACCGGACGATTTCGCAATGATTTTGACCAACGCTGAAGGCATCAAAAAGCAAATCTATTTCGAAAACCCAAATGTAGAAGCCAACAACGCAATTTTGGATGAACTAGAAAGTTTTTATGAAGCTATAAAAGCAGACAGAACGCCGGAAGTTTCTCTAAGACAAGGCACAGAAGCATTGCGAGTGGCGATGCTGATTATTGAAAATTTTAAAAGAATATAA
- a CDS encoding YggS family pyridoxal phosphate-dependent enzyme, with translation MTISENLEKFKTELPADVTLVAVSKTKPVSDLMEAYNSGQRVFGENKIQEMETKWREMPKDIEWHMIGHVQRNKVKYMAPFVRLIHAVDSFKLLKEINKEAKKNERTINCLLQIKIAEEESKFGMDEADAATLLASEEIKKLQNIKIVGLMGMATFTDDDEQVSEEFQKLKKIFDEFKVHDSGFKILSMGMSGDYKLAIENGSNMVRVGSAIFGDRNYM, from the coding sequence ATGACGATTTCAGAAAATCTAGAAAAATTTAAAACTGAATTGCCCGCCGATGTTACCTTGGTAGCGGTTTCCAAAACCAAACCAGTAAGTGATTTGATGGAGGCCTACAATTCAGGACAACGCGTTTTTGGTGAAAACAAAATCCAGGAGATGGAAACCAAATGGCGGGAAATGCCAAAGGATATTGAATGGCATATGATTGGCCACGTACAGCGGAATAAAGTGAAATATATGGCTCCTTTTGTGAGATTAATTCACGCCGTTGATAGCTTCAAACTTTTAAAAGAAATTAATAAAGAAGCGAAAAAAAACGAACGAACCATCAATTGTTTGCTTCAAATTAAAATTGCTGAAGAAGAAAGTAAATTTGGAATGGATGAAGCTGATGCAGCAACTTTACTTGCTTCGGAAGAAATAAAAAAGCTTCAAAATATAAAAATTGTTGGATTAATGGGAATGGCAACTTTTACTGATGATGATGAACAAGTTTCCGAAGAATTTCAGAAATTAAAGAAAATATTTGATGAATTCAAAGTTCACGATTCCGGATTCAAGATTCTCAGTATGGGAATGAGCGGCGATTATAAGCTTGCTATTGAAAACGGAAGCAATATGGTTCGCGTGGGCAGTGCCATTTTTGGTGATCGAAATTATATGTAG
- a CDS encoding DUF1015 domain-containing protein encodes MSKIIPFKAVRPTRDKVNLLAARSYESYTSMQVESRLRDNPFSFLHIVNPGFKYQKEISGVERYGLVRNRYQEFKEDGIFMQDEKPSFYIYKIVNRDGLEFNGIVAATSVQDYENDVIKKHEDTLEFREVLFKEYLKTVGFNAEAVLLTYPDNQELETILNQIMDSRPEYEFTTTYRDTHYLWNVDDEALLQKIQDIFSEMPALYIADGHHRSASSYLLAKDLMAENPHHSGDEAYNYFMSYIIPESDLKIYEFNRLVKDLNGLEKEEFLIKLDEYFRIENRGMNYYKPSELHHFSMYLDGEFYSLNLRKSKYEIKNALDALDTQILYVTILKPLLGIEDLRNDQRIEYSHGKKDLAFVKTAVDSGTFAVGFGLLAVTTEEMRHIADQGLKMPPKSTYIEPKLRSGVTVYEF; translated from the coding sequence TTGTCTAAAATAATCCCTTTCAAAGCCGTCCGCCCAACGCGGGACAAAGTGAATTTACTTGCTGCACGTTCGTATGAAAGTTATACGTCAATGCAGGTAGAATCGCGTTTGCGGGATAATCCGTTTTCGTTTTTGCACATTGTAAATCCAGGTTTTAAATATCAAAAAGAAATTTCGGGCGTGGAACGTTATGGGCTGGTTCGCAACCGCTATCAAGAGTTTAAGGAAGATGGAATATTTATGCAGGACGAAAAACCTTCGTTTTACATCTATAAAATCGTAAATCGCGATGGCCTTGAATTCAACGGTATTGTAGCCGCTACAAGCGTTCAGGATTATGAGAATGATGTAATAAAAAAACACGAAGACACTTTGGAATTTCGTGAAGTGCTTTTTAAAGAATACCTAAAAACAGTAGGTTTCAACGCAGAAGCCGTGCTCCTAACCTATCCCGACAATCAAGAATTGGAAACGATTCTTAACCAAATAATGGATAGTCGCCCAGAGTATGAATTTACCACAACCTATCGCGACACTCATTATCTTTGGAACGTGGATGATGAAGCCCTTCTTCAAAAAATACAAGATATTTTTAGTGAAATGCCCGCGCTTTATATTGCAGATGGGCACCATCGGTCCGCTTCCTCCTATTTATTGGCGAAGGATTTAATGGCGGAAAATCCGCATCACTCAGGCGATGAAGCTTATAATTATTTTATGAGTTACATAATTCCCGAAAGTGATTTGAAAATATATGAATTCAACCGTTTGGTAAAAGACCTAAATGGATTGGAAAAAGAAGAGTTTTTAATAAAACTTGATGAATACTTCAGAATCGAAAACCGAGGAATGAATTATTACAAACCTTCAGAATTGCACCATTTCAGTATGTATTTGGATGGAGAGTTTTATTCTTTAAATCTTCGAAAGAGTAAATACGAAATCAAAAATGCACTTGATGCATTGGATACGCAAATTCTTTATGTCACTATTTTAAAACCACTTCTAGGAATTGAAGATTTACGAAATGACCAACGTATAGAATATTCCCACGGAAAAAAAGATCTGGCTTTTGTGAAAACCGCAGTAGATTCGGGAACTTTTGCAGTAGGTTTTGGACTTTTAGCCGTAACGACGGAAGAAATGAGACATATTGCCGACCAAGGTTTAAAAATGCCTCCAAAAAGTACTTACATTGAGCCTAAGCTTAGGAGCGGCGTTACTGTTTATGAATTCTGA
- a CDS encoding GNAT family N-acetyltransferase, translated as MERNIIKMAIPFPIITTERLNLRKVLPTDAERVFYFRSNKEINKYIKRPPQTREMSIAHIQLLDYNLKTNKGISWGITTKDSNVIIGNICLWNFSKDKKTAEVGYDLDPKFQGQGIMSEALKAVLHFAFEIRGFETIEAYTDYRNIPSKKLLKLHGFIPNEGKKDTDNQNNEVFYINH; from the coding sequence ATGGAAAGAAATATTATAAAGATGGCTATACCCTTCCCAATCATAACAACAGAACGATTAAACCTTAGAAAAGTCCTACCAACAGACGCAGAAAGGGTTTTTTACTTCCGCTCAAACAAAGAGATCAATAAATACATAAAGCGGCCACCGCAAACGCGCGAGATGTCGATTGCGCATATTCAACTATTGGACTACAATTTAAAAACTAACAAAGGAATTTCTTGGGGAATAACAACCAAAGATTCTAATGTTATAATCGGCAACATTTGTCTTTGGAATTTTTCTAAAGACAAAAAAACTGCTGAAGTAGGATACGACCTAGATCCCAAATTTCAAGGTCAAGGAATTATGAGCGAAGCACTAAAAGCTGTTTTGCATTTTGCGTTTGAAATAAGAGGTTTTGAAACCATCGAAGCATACACAGATTATAGAAACATTCCTTCAAAAAAGCTCTTGAAACTACATGGATTTATTCCAAATGAAGGCAAGAAAGATACTGACAATCAAAACAATGAAGTGTTTTATATAAACCATTAG
- a CDS encoding protein-L-isoaspartate(D-aspartate) O-methyltransferase: MKDTFTHQGMRKKLVETLSRKGIIDKNVLQAIGKIPRHLFMDSGFVDHAYVDKAFPIAADQTISQPYTVARQTELLEVKKGDKILEIGTGSGYQAAVLLEIGATLYTIERQNELFKKTKLFLPKLGYKPKRLIFGDGYIGLQSEAPFDGIIVTAGAPFVPNPLLAQLKVGGKLVIPVGENVQIMTVFLRKSDTEFEKEEYGEFRFVPLLEDKN; encoded by the coding sequence TTGAAAGATACATTTACCCACCAAGGAATGCGTAAAAAATTAGTCGAAACCCTTAGTAGGAAAGGGATTATTGATAAAAATGTTTTGCAAGCTATTGGGAAGATTCCGCGCCATCTTTTTATGGATTCTGGGTTTGTGGACCATGCTTATGTAGACAAAGCTTTCCCGATTGCTGCAGATCAGACTATTTCGCAACCTTATACTGTTGCTCGCCAAACAGAACTTTTAGAAGTGAAGAAAGGTGATAAAATTCTTGAAATAGGAACGGGGAGTGGTTACCAAGCTGCGGTTCTTTTAGAGATCGGTGCAACGCTTTATACCATAGAAAGGCAAAACGAGCTTTTCAAAAAAACAAAACTCTTTCTTCCAAAACTTGGTTATAAACCGAAGCGTTTGATTTTTGGAGATGGTTATATTGGTTTGCAAAGTGAAGCTCCTTTTGATGGAATTATAGTTACCGCTGGAGCACCTTTTGTTCCAAATCCGTTGTTGGCGCAATTGAAAGTTGGCGGAAAATTAGTGATTCCTGTGGGTGAAAATGTACAGATTATGACCGTCTTTTTACGCAAATCTGACACCGAATTTGAGAAAGAAGAGTATGGTGAGTTTAGATTTGTTCCTCTTTTAGAAGACAAAAACTAA
- a CDS encoding dienelactone hydrolase family protein: MKTLLKLLLVCSLFTSCIPMQKVPKNAKMTDFFHFQKAKDYDASKWAVFLPGTGGLRIFKDTTHYYNVAKKLNAEGISVLLVDNVAAYKASKRDVDEEEPAQLLWTLEEALKWAKQNGNIDPNSQGSIVGWSRAGLGLIPLANDSNELKTLNIKSIALFYPANGYEIQLKPKVPVLIMTGGKDKIVKVDDIFKYMIAENATIKVYDNAYHGYDVESLKKGKYYRYIPFISKKNYLLKYDEKAANESFEELIKFLKK, from the coding sequence ATGAAAACGCTATTAAAATTATTACTAGTATGCTCGCTTTTCACAAGCTGCATCCCAATGCAAAAAGTACCGAAAAATGCGAAGATGACCGACTTTTTTCACTTTCAAAAAGCGAAAGATTACGACGCATCAAAATGGGCCGTTTTCCTTCCAGGAACAGGTGGTTTAAGAATTTTTAAAGACACAACCCATTACTACAACGTTGCTAAGAAACTAAATGCCGAAGGTATTTCTGTTCTCTTAGTAGATAACGTTGCAGCCTACAAAGCTTCAAAAAGAGATGTGGATGAAGAAGAACCTGCACAACTACTTTGGACGCTTGAAGAAGCCTTAAAATGGGCAAAACAGAATGGAAATATTGATCCAAATTCACAAGGAAGTATTGTGGGTTGGTCGCGAGCTGGCTTAGGTCTGATTCCGCTTGCAAACGATTCAAATGAATTGAAAACACTAAACATAAAATCAATCGCATTATTCTATCCAGCAAATGGTTATGAAATTCAACTTAAACCGAAAGTTCCAGTGCTTATTATGACCGGCGGAAAAGACAAAATTGTAAAAGTTGATGATATTTTTAAGTATATGATTGCTGAAAACGCAACCATAAAAGTGTATGATAATGCGTATCACGGCTATGATGTTGAAAGCCTGAAAAAAGGAAAATATTATAGGTATATTCCATTCATCAGCAAAAAAAACTACCTCTTGAAATACGATGAAAAAGCTGCGAATGAGTCTTTTGAGGAGTTAATAAAATTTTTAAAGAAATAA
- a CDS encoding DUF5686 and carboxypeptidase regulatory-like domain-containing protein, with translation MQSKFLLLFLFISASISAQIVGKVTDTNGQPLSYVNIYLQNSYIGTTTNDDGNFSLAVSEKKDYKIIFQFLGYKTLTKTLTINSFPYILNISLGEETTSLDEVVLNTTEDPAYRIIRKTIAQRKENIEKLSEYTADFYSRGLWKVKDVPKKIMGQEVGDFDGMLDSTRTGIIYLSETISEIAFQKPDKFTEKIIASKVSGNDNGFSFNSAQNANFNFYENTIELNAALVSPIANNALSYYNYKLDGVFYEGPKLINKIKVIPKRPNDRVWQGYIYIVEDDWQIYGAELSTTGAAIQVPFVSDLTVKQNYKYDATNDFWVKLSQTVDFGFGLLGMKGDGRFIAVYSNYDFKPEFTKKSFTNEVISFKPEANKKDSLFWKGSRPVPLTNEELKDYVKKDSLQILRHSKPYLDSIDAKSNKPGFLSILTGYTFKNSFQKWSVGYEGPLKSINFNTVQGWNSKAGFTFNKWYDDNQTNTLSAAVHADYGIAEDRLRFTANILRNFNWKDKLRLSLSGGSTVAQFNDMEPISPLINTFATLFFERNYMKLYELNFGEIRYSQEVFNGLHLYASARYENRQPLFNNTDYVTIPFDDVSYTSNNPLAPSDFSNASIAAHNILKTKLRARINFAQKYFSNPDMKFNIGDNKYPELNLSVENGAAITESYYDYTQFEASLNQSISLGNKGHFYYNLKGGTFANGDGISFIDYKHFNGNQTRVGTSPNYTNVFNLMPYYEFSTNRSYFEGHVEHDFRGWILGKIPGINQLNLNLVAGAHFLSTEERKPYSEISVGIDNLGFGQFRLLRVDYVRSFYNGGSDGAFVFGLKFLDLLGL, from the coding sequence ATGCAGTCTAAATTCCTTCTTCTATTTCTTTTCATTTCAGCAAGTATTTCTGCCCAAATAGTAGGAAAAGTAACTGACACCAACGGCCAGCCACTTTCCTATGTAAATATTTATCTTCAGAATAGCTACATAGGAACCACCACAAACGACGATGGCAATTTTTCATTAGCAGTTTCGGAAAAAAAAGATTACAAGATTATTTTTCAGTTTCTGGGATATAAAACCTTAACTAAAACCCTCACGATAAATTCATTTCCCTATATTTTGAATATTTCTTTGGGGGAGGAAACTACGAGTCTTGATGAAGTAGTTTTAAACACAACTGAAGATCCCGCCTACAGAATAATTCGTAAAACAATTGCCCAACGAAAGGAGAACATTGAAAAACTAAGTGAATACACTGCCGATTTTTACTCACGAGGTCTTTGGAAAGTAAAAGACGTACCAAAAAAAATAATGGGGCAAGAAGTAGGTGATTTTGATGGAATGCTAGATTCTACGCGTACTGGTATCATATACCTTTCAGAAACGATTTCTGAAATAGCATTTCAAAAACCTGATAAATTCACCGAAAAAATAATTGCCAGTAAAGTGAGCGGCAATGATAATGGCTTTAGTTTCAACAGTGCACAGAATGCAAATTTCAATTTTTATGAAAATACAATCGAACTGAACGCCGCGCTGGTTTCGCCAATTGCAAACAATGCTTTGAGTTACTACAATTACAAACTAGACGGTGTTTTTTACGAAGGCCCAAAACTCATCAATAAAATTAAGGTAATCCCCAAACGTCCTAATGATAGAGTGTGGCAAGGATACATTTATATTGTGGAAGATGATTGGCAAATTTACGGTGCAGAGCTTTCTACCACTGGCGCGGCAATTCAGGTGCCTTTTGTGAGCGATTTGACAGTGAAACAAAATTATAAATATGATGCCACTAATGATTTTTGGGTGAAGCTTTCCCAAACCGTAGATTTCGGTTTCGGGCTTTTAGGAATGAAAGGCGACGGACGCTTTATCGCAGTTTATAGCAATTATGATTTTAAGCCAGAATTTACCAAAAAATCATTTACAAATGAAGTGATTTCCTTTAAACCCGAAGCCAACAAAAAAGACAGTCTCTTCTGGAAAGGCAGTCGCCCCGTGCCATTGACAAATGAAGAGCTAAAAGACTATGTGAAAAAAGACAGTCTTCAAATTCTTAGACATTCAAAACCGTATTTAGATTCTATTGATGCAAAATCTAATAAGCCAGGATTTTTAAGCATTTTAACGGGTTATACTTTTAAAAATTCTTTTCAAAAATGGTCTGTGGGTTATGAAGGTCCTCTGAAAAGCATAAACTTCAACACCGTTCAGGGCTGGAATAGCAAGGCTGGTTTCACTTTCAACAAATGGTATGATGACAACCAAACCAACACTCTTTCCGCAGCCGTTCACGCAGATTATGGAATTGCCGAAGACAGACTTCGGTTTACAGCAAATATTCTCCGAAATTTTAATTGGAAGGATAAACTCCGTCTTTCGCTTTCCGGCGGAAGCACAGTGGCGCAGTTTAACGATATGGAGCCTATTTCGCCATTGATAAATACATTTGCCACGCTTTTCTTTGAAAGAAACTATATGAAGCTATACGAGCTTAATTTTGGGGAAATTCGTTACAGTCAAGAAGTTTTTAACGGACTTCATCTCTATGCTTCTGCGAGGTATGAAAACCGCCAACCGCTTTTCAACAATACAGATTACGTTACCATTCCTTTTGACGATGTAAGCTATACAAGCAACAATCCATTGGCACCAAGCGATTTTAGTAATGCTTCAATTGCAGCCCATAACATTTTAAAAACCAAGCTTCGGGCTCGAATTAACTTCGCTCAAAAGTATTTTTCAAACCCAGATATGAAATTCAATATTGGTGATAACAAATATCCAGAACTGAATCTTTCTGTGGAAAATGGCGCTGCGATTACTGAAAGTTATTATGATTACACGCAGTTTGAAGCCAGTTTAAATCAATCAATTTCTCTTGGGAATAAAGGTCACTTTTATTACAATTTAAAAGGCGGAACCTTCGCAAACGGCGATGGAATTTCGTTTATAGATTACAAACATTTCAACGGAAACCAAACACGGGTGGGAACTTCGCCTAATTACACCAACGTTTTCAACTTGATGCCTTATTATGAATTCAGCACCAATAGAAGTTATTTTGAAGGACACGTAGAACACGATTTCCGTGGTTGGATTTTAGGGAAAATTCCTGGAATCAATCAATTGAATCTCAACTTGGTAGCTGGAGCACATTTTTTAAGTACCGAAGAAAGAAAACCATATTCCGAAATTTCCGTAGGTATAGATAACCTTGGTTTTGGGCAGTTTAGACTATTGCGTGTGGATTACGTTCGTTCCTTTTACAACGGTGGTAGCGATGGCGCGTTTGTTTTTGGATTGAAGTTTTTAGATCTTTTGGGCTTATAA